One stretch of Fictibacillus sp. b24 DNA includes these proteins:
- a CDS encoding CopG family ribbon-helix-helix protein — MSELNTKRIVISLPQKLLSEVDRVIKKENLDRSEFIHQATEMFLRERKNKRQFRDEMRQGYMEMAKINLTIASEAFMLEEEADHTLDRLVSGV; from the coding sequence GTGTCCGAATTGAACACAAAACGAATAGTGATTAGTCTTCCTCAGAAATTATTAAGTGAGGTTGATCGTGTCATTAAAAAAGAAAATTTGGACCGCAGCGAATTTATCCATCAAGCTACTGAGATGTTTCTTCGCGAGCGGAAGAATAAGCGTCAGTTTCGTGATGAGATGAGACAAGGTTACATGGAAATGGCTAAGATCAATCTAACGATTGCCTCAGAAGCATTTATGTTAGAGGAGGAAGCCGATCATACCTTGGACCGCTTAGTTAGCGGGGTGTAG
- the alr gene encoding alanine racemase gives MDQHHFYRDTWAEIDLDKISRNIKSFKKHLPDQKIMAVVKANGYGHGAYQIAREALESGAEWLAVAMLDEALALRKQGLTAPILVMNRVRPEYVNLAAENEISLTVFQKDWLVEAEPYLKDTNHQPLKIHIKIDTGMGRVGICDESELHEISHYTNRSAKFHLDGVFTHFATADEWESDLFEEQRKKFIKYIDLLQEWGMKPALIHSANSAAALRKVEGPFNLVRLGISMYGLAPSGELKKDLPFSLEEAFSLHSQLIHVKKLMPGDTVSYGATYTAKEEEWVGTLPIGYADGWQRRLSPGASVLIKGERMPIIGRICMDQCIVRLPERMIVGEVATLIGSQKDERIEIDEVAGIAKTINYEIPCLISARVPRVYVKNGRISENMNVILNF, from the coding sequence ATGGATCAACATCATTTTTATCGAGATACGTGGGCAGAAATAGATTTGGATAAAATCAGCCGAAATATAAAATCATTTAAGAAGCATCTCCCTGACCAAAAAATAATGGCTGTTGTTAAAGCAAACGGATATGGACATGGCGCTTATCAGATCGCACGAGAAGCGTTAGAGTCAGGAGCAGAATGGCTCGCTGTAGCGATGCTTGATGAAGCGTTAGCTTTAAGAAAACAAGGTTTAACTGCACCGATTTTAGTTATGAACCGGGTCCGTCCCGAATATGTTAATCTTGCGGCAGAAAATGAGATCTCTTTAACAGTCTTTCAGAAAGATTGGCTGGTTGAAGCAGAACCGTATTTAAAGGATACGAACCACCAGCCTTTGAAAATTCATATTAAGATTGATACGGGTATGGGCCGTGTAGGAATATGTGATGAAAGCGAGCTTCATGAAATTTCTCATTATACGAATCGCTCTGCGAAATTTCATCTTGATGGTGTTTTTACACATTTTGCTACAGCAGATGAATGGGAATCCGATCTTTTTGAGGAACAAAGAAAGAAGTTCATTAAATATATAGACTTGCTTCAAGAGTGGGGAATGAAGCCAGCCCTCATTCATAGTGCGAATAGCGCTGCAGCTTTGCGAAAAGTAGAAGGTCCTTTTAATCTCGTTCGTCTTGGCATCAGCATGTATGGATTAGCACCTTCTGGAGAATTAAAGAAAGACTTGCCGTTCTCATTAGAAGAAGCGTTTAGCCTTCACTCACAGCTCATTCATGTTAAAAAACTGATGCCTGGAGATACTGTAAGTTATGGAGCTACTTATACAGCAAAAGAGGAAGAGTGGGTAGGCACCCTTCCGATCGGTTATGCTGACGGGTGGCAAAGAAGACTTTCACCGGGTGCATCTGTTCTGATTAAAGGCGAGCGTATGCCGATAATTGGCCGAATCTGCATGGATCAGTGCATAGTAAGGCTTCCAGAAAGAATGATTGTTGGTGAAGTTGCTACATTAATAGGCAGTCAAAAAGATGAGAGAATAGAGATTGATGAGGTAGCGGGGATAGCGAAAACAATAAATTATGAAATTCCGTGTCTCATTTCTGCTCGAGTGCCGAGAGTTTATGTGAAAAATGGTCGAATTTCAGAAAATATGAATGTAATTCTAAATTTTTAG
- a CDS encoding LolA family protein, with protein sequence MKKTLSMILTAFMILLVLSACGEQSQSDVLDSLEERMESMTGYKAEAKMTLSTGEKPLTYDLEIWHKKPDFYRVSLKNAEKDQSQMILRNKDGVFVLTPALNKSFRFQSDWPENNSQVYLFQSLISDILNDTDRGFKTKEKSYVFHTKTNYQNKNLYQQEITLNKELDPKQVRIMDQDQKELVRLDFSKVQFNAKFDKNSFDMESNMSSAQFEIPTFSGAGEEFEVLYPTYTANLNIVNEREVVQGEDDSKVVLNYADAEENKSFTLMQQKNNAVETASRLTMSSGEPVDLGFTVGAMTDQSITWNYNGVDYFLASNNLGQEELMAIARSVYGEAIK encoded by the coding sequence ATGAAGAAAACACTGTCAATGATTTTGACGGCGTTCATGATCTTACTGGTTCTGTCAGCATGCGGTGAACAAAGCCAGAGTGATGTTCTGGATTCTTTGGAAGAGAGAATGGAATCCATGACAGGCTACAAAGCTGAAGCCAAGATGACGTTAAGCACAGGTGAAAAGCCACTAACGTACGATTTAGAGATTTGGCATAAAAAGCCGGATTTTTACCGTGTCAGCTTAAAAAATGCTGAAAAAGATCAAAGTCAGATGATTCTGCGCAACAAAGACGGAGTATTCGTGCTAACACCAGCTCTAAATAAAAGCTTCCGATTCCAAAGCGACTGGCCAGAAAACAATAGCCAAGTGTATTTGTTCCAATCACTTATTTCAGATATCCTAAACGACACGGACAGAGGATTTAAGACGAAAGAAAAAAGCTATGTTTTTCATACAAAAACAAATTACCAAAACAAAAACTTGTATCAGCAAGAAATCACACTTAACAAAGAGCTAGATCCAAAACAGGTCCGCATCATGGATCAAGACCAAAAAGAGCTTGTGAGACTGGATTTCTCTAAAGTTCAGTTTAACGCTAAGTTTGATAAAAACTCTTTTGATATGGAATCCAATATGTCGAGCGCGCAGTTCGAGATCCCAACTTTTTCAGGTGCTGGAGAAGAATTTGAAGTGCTGTATCCGACTTACACAGCTAACTTAAACATCGTTAACGAGCGAGAAGTCGTTCAAGGTGAAGATGATTCTAAAGTGGTATTAAACTATGCAGATGCAGAAGAAAATAAATCTTTTACATTGATGCAGCAGAAAAATAACGCTGTGGAAACAGCATCGCGACTAACGATGTCAAGCGGTGAACCGGTTGATTTAGGGTTTACAGTAGGAGCGATGACGGACCAGTCGATCACTTGGAATTATAATGGTGTTGATTATTTCCTTGCTTCCAATAATTTAGGCCAAGAAGAGCTAATGGCTATTGCACGATCTGTATATGGAGAGGCTATTAAATAA
- the acpS gene encoding holo-ACP synthase has product MIVGTGIDMIELKRIKRVVSHQPRFLERVLTPFEQKRFQSLNGNRRYEYLAGRFAAKEAMAKALGVGIGAELSWHDMEIKSDEKGKPFLTSPYPYLCHLSISHTKEHAVAQVILESSSS; this is encoded by the coding sequence ATGATTGTTGGAACAGGCATCGATATGATTGAATTAAAAAGAATTAAGCGGGTTGTTTCTCATCAGCCTCGGTTTCTAGAGCGTGTATTAACACCGTTTGAACAAAAACGGTTTCAATCTTTAAATGGAAACAGAAGGTATGAATACTTGGCCGGCAGGTTTGCAGCTAAAGAAGCGATGGCTAAAGCACTTGGAGTGGGTATTGGTGCAGAACTTTCATGGCATGACATGGAGATTAAGTCGGACGAAAAAGGGAAACCGTTTTTGACATCCCCTTATCCTTATTTATGCCACTTATCCATTTCTCATACGAAGGAACATGCAGTGGCGCAAGTGATTTTAGAAAGCTCGTCAAGCTAG
- a CDS encoding rhomboid family intramembrane serine protease, with translation MFIRDESFQTFTRRYPVVTFLIAAHIIVFLFINFTPFSTSLYHFMVGSNYYISAGEYWRLFTPIITHEAAGHLIFNSFSLVLFGPALEGILGKVRFIIGYVGAGLIANIATLLLLPLSYAHIGASGAIFGLFGIYVYMLYNHRQYIDRANTQILLVVLGISLVTTFLNARINVMGHIFGLIGGAALAPIILASLHRKKKDGR, from the coding sequence ATGTTTATAAGAGATGAAAGCTTTCAAACCTTTACCAGGCGCTATCCAGTCGTAACTTTCTTAATCGCCGCCCATATTATTGTGTTTCTATTTATTAATTTTACCCCTTTTAGCACCTCTTTGTATCATTTTATGGTCGGGTCAAATTATTACATCTCTGCTGGAGAGTACTGGCGCTTGTTCACACCTATCATTACACATGAAGCTGCTGGCCACTTAATCTTCAATTCGTTTTCCCTTGTTTTGTTCGGCCCTGCACTCGAAGGCATTTTAGGCAAGGTACGGTTTATTATCGGGTATGTAGGTGCTGGTTTAATCGCAAACATCGCTACACTTTTGCTTCTGCCGCTTTCATATGCTCATATTGGTGCATCAGGAGCGATTTTTGGACTGTTCGGTATTTATGTTTATATGCTATATAACCACAGGCAGTATATTGATCGAGCGAATACGCAAATTCTTTTAGTTGTCCTTGGGATCAGCTTAGTTACTACTTTTTTAAACGCACGGATTAATGTTATGGGCCACATCTTCGGATTGATTGGCGGAGCCGCTCTCGCACCCATCATCCTAGCCTCACTTCACAGAAAGAAAAAAGATGGTAGATAA
- a CDS encoding Stressosome protein rsbRB: protein MSCGLPVPYVKMNKDGVILIKSSRAADLLGMQVDTIRDCFDEESHNKLMKFMMPFSGEKTFEANIKAKDQPFLLCDVSISWEAEFAHVVFIPTGKHVQGLEEKLLELRMRLSSTDFELFEKKEALEDAMKRLDELSGPFIPISEKMAFVPLFGDITESKMITVTGNALKTAYEGQFEEIFFDLSATGEMDESGVQKLSELFRMLHYMNGKPVKIIGVKPKHARQLNSLDVDWPVYFETSLKEVLIEHLQIDK, encoded by the coding sequence ATGAGCTGTGGATTACCAGTACCTTACGTAAAAATGAATAAAGATGGCGTTATTCTTATCAAATCTTCAAGAGCCGCTGACCTGTTAGGTATGCAAGTAGATACTATTCGTGATTGTTTTGATGAAGAGAGTCATAACAAACTAATGAAGTTTATGATGCCTTTTAGCGGTGAAAAAACATTTGAAGCCAATATTAAGGCCAAGGATCAGCCTTTTCTTCTATGTGATGTTTCTATTTCGTGGGAAGCAGAATTTGCACACGTTGTATTTATACCAACAGGCAAACATGTTCAAGGACTTGAAGAAAAGCTGCTGGAATTAAGAATGCGGCTATCCTCGACTGACTTTGAACTTTTTGAGAAAAAAGAAGCGTTAGAAGATGCGATGAAACGTCTTGATGAGTTATCAGGTCCATTTATTCCTATTTCTGAAAAGATGGCATTTGTGCCGTTATTCGGAGACATAACAGAAAGTAAGATGATCACTGTTACAGGGAATGCCCTAAAAACTGCTTATGAAGGTCAGTTTGAGGAAATCTTTTTTGACTTGTCAGCCACTGGCGAAATGGATGAAAGCGGCGTACAGAAATTAAGCGAGCTATTCCGGATGCTTCATTACATGAATGGGAAACCCGTTAAGATTATTGGCGTTAAGCCTAAACACGCTAGGCAGCTGAATTCACTGGATGTGGATTGGCCAGTATATTTTGAAACTTCATTAAAAGAGGTTTTGATCGAACATCTCCAAATAGATAAATAA
- a CDS encoding cobalamin B12-binding domain-containing protein, which translates to MAISEAEKLARLFLEGNHAEALRFIKQQPDQNRMVLFRDLFTPAMYMIGDLWENNEISVADEHLATGVCDFVLSRLFQVSADETKREKKAMFLCLQGEQHYLGIKMINSIFEEKGWETKYYGASLPLEYALKSALQWKPEVIGLSVSIVYNLPVLKNYVRTLSALPNKPAILVGGRLTEKYDLDPYVNNQGIIIKNLQQAEQWLDEYIEERINA; encoded by the coding sequence ATGGCTATTTCAGAAGCGGAAAAACTGGCTCGGCTGTTTTTAGAAGGCAATCATGCTGAAGCATTGCGTTTCATTAAACAGCAGCCTGATCAAAATCGCATGGTTTTATTTCGAGACCTGTTTACTCCTGCAATGTACATGATTGGAGACCTCTGGGAAAATAATGAGATTTCTGTTGCAGATGAACATTTAGCAACAGGAGTTTGTGATTTTGTTCTTTCCAGGCTCTTTCAAGTGTCAGCGGATGAAACAAAACGCGAAAAAAAAGCGATGTTTCTGTGCTTGCAAGGTGAACAGCATTATCTTGGAATTAAAATGATAAATAGTATCTTCGAAGAAAAGGGCTGGGAAACAAAATACTACGGAGCAAGCCTTCCTCTAGAATATGCACTGAAATCTGCTCTGCAATGGAAACCAGAAGTCATCGGACTCTCGGTATCCATTGTATACAATCTGCCTGTGCTTAAAAACTATGTTAGAACCCTGTCAGCTCTTCCTAATAAGCCGGCCATTTTAGTAGGTGGAAGACTTACGGAAAAGTATGATTTAGATCCATATGTTAACAACCAAGGAATCATAATAAAAAACCTCCAACAGGCAGAACAATGGCTGGATGAGTATATAGAAGAGAGGATCAACGCCTAA
- a CDS encoding antibiotic biosynthesis monooxygenase family protein codes for MYTVFSTFDVPNDKAEEVINIYKNRSRSVDEADGFVDFLLLQNDKRAGELTVQLIFSTKEDYLKWVRSEEFKKIHDLEKKYPDKELAAVVPTVKQYKVVAK; via the coding sequence GTGTACACCGTTTTTTCAACATTTGATGTTCCAAATGATAAAGCAGAAGAAGTAATCAATATATATAAAAACCGCTCAAGATCTGTTGACGAAGCAGATGGCTTTGTAGACTTCTTATTATTGCAAAATGATAAAAGAGCGGGTGAGCTTACCGTGCAGCTCATATTTTCTACAAAAGAAGATTATTTGAAATGGGTAAGAAGTGAAGAATTCAAAAAGATTCATGATCTAGAGAAGAAATATCCAGATAAAGAATTGGCGGCTGTCGTACCAACTGTAAAACAATATAAGGTGGTTGCCAAATGA
- a CDS encoding DinB family protein, translating to MNATVSLTETLLEELYVVVRTTNGLLKKANPSVYDFRPAENMRSFLELANHLVQIPHIDLAILQEKTEDEVRQLEKKLSAGNVAELTHVLEEGYHLVKSYFLSLSEEDFLRKETKAFYAEKGATQAKWLVEIVTHAFHHRAQLFTYLKQTKHEVNMFDLY from the coding sequence ATGAATGCGACTGTTTCTTTAACTGAGACTTTATTGGAAGAACTATATGTTGTTGTACGAACGACGAATGGTCTATTAAAGAAAGCGAATCCTTCTGTTTATGATTTTCGTCCGGCTGAAAATATGCGCTCTTTCTTAGAACTTGCTAACCACTTAGTTCAGATCCCGCATATAGATCTAGCCATTCTGCAAGAGAAAACAGAAGATGAAGTTCGTCAGCTGGAAAAAAAGTTATCTGCTGGAAATGTAGCCGAACTGACGCATGTTTTAGAGGAAGGGTACCATTTAGTTAAATCGTACTTTTTATCACTTTCAGAAGAGGATTTTCTGCGAAAAGAAACAAAAGCGTTTTATGCAGAAAAAGGCGCCACACAGGCAAAGTGGCTCGTGGAAATTGTAACGCATGCTTTTCATCATAGAGCACAGTTGTTTACCTATTTAAAACAGACAAAACACGAAGTGAATATGTTTGACTTGTATTAG
- a CDS encoding HD-GYP domain-containing protein translates to MIRNIKLAQLFIIGSAFIQALHHFFIERMEHFFIFIFLFLIGYLPAWGINQLQEQWTKLVFVLCSVYIVALSYFFVSYPIVQAAYFFLPVSALLLNDKRLYYVSSIGGLLTYLLLAKESLSDYLAFISIYIVFCLLLFMAQKVVYQSVAEKEAIQQGVKAFSLAVEAKDVYTQGHSKRVALYSMILAKHGSFKEVDLNELELTALIHDIGKISTPDAVLMKNGKLTEEEYEIMKKHPVDGMLLARSFGYSERVLTGILHHHERYDGRGYPYQIAGQDIPIYSRILAVADSFDAMTSNRAYRRGMTPWEAKKEIENQSGKMYDPFIVKVFMSAYYDMLLICEENTEASLTDISAQKEISAGLFEGKNS, encoded by the coding sequence ATGATACGTAATATAAAACTAGCTCAACTATTTATTATTGGGAGTGCCTTCATTCAGGCTCTCCATCATTTTTTTATAGAACGAATGGAGCACTTTTTTATTTTTATTTTCTTATTTCTTATCGGATATCTACCAGCATGGGGCATTAATCAATTGCAGGAACAATGGACTAAATTAGTCTTTGTTCTGTGCAGTGTCTATATCGTTGCACTGTCGTATTTCTTTGTGTCTTATCCAATTGTGCAAGCGGCGTATTTCTTTTTGCCCGTCTCTGCCCTTTTATTAAATGATAAAAGACTGTACTATGTTTCAAGTATTGGCGGGTTGTTGACGTATCTGCTGCTAGCGAAAGAATCGCTAAGTGACTATCTTGCTTTCATATCGATTTACATCGTCTTTTGCCTTCTTCTATTTATGGCCCAGAAAGTCGTCTATCAGTCTGTAGCAGAAAAAGAGGCGATTCAGCAAGGGGTAAAAGCATTTTCTTTAGCAGTTGAAGCAAAGGACGTATATACCCAAGGACATTCTAAAAGGGTAGCTCTTTATTCAATGATTCTTGCTAAACACGGGTCTTTTAAAGAAGTTGATCTTAACGAACTGGAATTAACCGCGCTGATTCATGATATCGGAAAGATCTCAACGCCTGATGCTGTACTTATGAAAAACGGTAAGCTTACAGAAGAAGAATACGAAATCATGAAAAAGCATCCTGTTGACGGTATGCTGCTAGCTAGGTCGTTCGGTTATTCTGAACGGGTGCTGACGGGAATTCTACATCATCATGAAAGGTACGATGGTCGTGGTTATCCGTATCAAATAGCAGGACAAGATATACCCATTTACTCTCGAATTTTGGCAGTTGCCGATTCTTTTGATGCAATGACAAGCAACCGTGCTTACCGCAGAGGGATGACCCCATGGGAAGCAAAAAAAGAGATCGAGAATCAATCAGGGAAAATGTATGACCCTTTTATAGTAAAAGTCTTTATGAGTGCTTATTATGATATGCTTCTGATCTGTGAAGAGAACACAGAAGCCTCTTTAACTGACATTTCGGCACAAAAAGAGATATCTGCTGGATTATTCGAAGGAAAAAACAGTTAA
- a CDS encoding D-alanyl-D-alanine carboxypeptidase family protein: MKKISLFLVLSLVMLMQTQFVQAAGENTPEIKSESAVMIDAKTGDILYQKNSSEQMYPASITKIVTGILAIESGNLDDSVIVSSEAVKADGTRVYLLEGEHVPLKKLVQGLLINSGNDAAIAIAEYVAGDVASFADEMNEFAKKVGADNTHFVNPNGLFDVEHYTTAEDMAKITQYAMKNDVFREIVATKELPWVGEGWDTTLRNHHQLLWDYPGTVGVKNGYVDESKHTLVTAVSRDNLDVIIVTLKAPSSRAAYWDTMAIGDYGFANFERQTLSAGKKIEAENGKTYELKDDLTVTLPKGEKPIQNVTADGELQLKDSSGNLLLTHTLFKEKKKEAPAAAETEAVEEVDSSFMQKIVKASIFLYSGLLLLLAFLVILRMRSQKQKHRKMRHVARSYVK; this comes from the coding sequence ATGAAAAAAATAAGCCTTTTTCTTGTTCTTTCACTTGTTATGCTGATGCAGACTCAGTTTGTACAAGCGGCGGGTGAGAACACACCAGAAATAAAAAGCGAAAGCGCCGTAATGATTGATGCTAAAACAGGAGATATTTTATATCAAAAAAATAGCTCAGAACAAATGTATCCAGCGAGTATTACAAAAATCGTTACAGGCATTCTGGCTATAGAATCAGGCAACTTAGATGATTCCGTTATTGTTAGCAGTGAGGCAGTTAAAGCTGATGGAACGCGAGTATATCTTCTTGAAGGAGAACACGTGCCATTAAAGAAACTTGTGCAAGGATTGCTGATCAACTCAGGAAACGACGCAGCAATTGCGATTGCGGAATATGTAGCTGGTGATGTAGCTTCGTTTGCAGATGAAATGAATGAATTTGCTAAAAAAGTAGGAGCAGATAACACTCATTTTGTTAATCCAAATGGACTGTTTGATGTAGAACATTATACGACAGCTGAAGATATGGCGAAGATTACTCAGTATGCGATGAAAAATGATGTCTTTCGTGAAATCGTAGCTACAAAAGAATTGCCTTGGGTAGGTGAAGGATGGGACACGACTTTACGAAACCACCACCAATTATTGTGGGACTATCCAGGAACAGTAGGTGTAAAGAATGGGTATGTTGATGAATCCAAGCATACTCTTGTTACAGCTGTTTCTCGTGATAACTTAGATGTAATCATCGTCACGCTAAAAGCTCCCTCAAGCCGCGCTGCTTATTGGGATACAATGGCGATCGGCGACTACGGATTTGCAAACTTCGAAAGACAAACCCTTTCTGCTGGAAAAAAGATTGAAGCGGAAAACGGAAAAACATATGAACTAAAAGACGATTTAACCGTTACTTTGCCTAAGGGGGAAAAACCGATTCAGAACGTTACTGCTGATGGTGAACTGCAACTGAAGGATTCGAGCGGAAACTTGCTGCTGACTCACACGCTTTTTAAGGAAAAGAAAAAAGAAGCGCCGGCAGCAGCTGAGACGGAAGCGGTTGAGGAAGTAGACTCATCATTTATGCAGAAGATTGTTAAAGCAAGCATATTCTTATATTCTGGATTACTTCTGCTTCTGGCCTTTCTTGTGATCTTACGCATGCGCAGCCAAAAACAAAAACATAGAAAAATGAGACATGTAGCTCGCAGTTACGTGAAATAA
- a CDS encoding magnesium transporter CorA family protein, which produces MEQTSVYDWKWYRHDCHNDTIHQLISNNKGCKNWLENIQNEKVNYLRIEKEDNGEPIVRGSLTYKQDPENQSDFEIFHFYIRRQSLITVGLDLARIEGDYRESCNHLILEEKTPVEGFLILLGELINHFLDGIDELEFKLKELQRDVQQNNHTTLLNSIYDRRIELINWSDLTLPVHETQLAIKEAFLDEITETTAYKRIETRIDRTTTLLSHYRQDIDTLLNLEEVLSSHRGNEIMKTLTVFTVIFTPAMAIGAIWGMNFKNMPELEWKLGYLYAMILIVASTLAIYLWLRMKGWTGDLLTGKKNKKHFD; this is translated from the coding sequence ATGGAACAGACAAGTGTATATGATTGGAAATGGTACCGTCATGATTGCCATAATGATACCATTCATCAACTAATATCGAACAACAAAGGCTGTAAGAATTGGCTTGAGAATATCCAGAATGAAAAAGTTAATTATTTACGCATTGAAAAAGAGGACAATGGCGAGCCGATAGTTAGAGGTTCTTTAACATACAAACAAGACCCTGAGAATCAATCTGACTTCGAAATCTTTCACTTTTATATAAGACGACAATCTCTTATCACGGTAGGACTGGACCTTGCTCGAATTGAGGGTGATTACAGGGAGTCATGTAATCATTTGATTTTAGAGGAAAAGACACCAGTAGAAGGTTTTTTAATTTTGTTAGGTGAGTTGATAAACCATTTCCTGGACGGTATAGACGAATTAGAGTTCAAACTAAAGGAACTCCAAAGAGATGTTCAGCAAAATAACCATACAACATTATTGAACAGTATTTACGATCGCCGAATTGAACTGATTAACTGGAGTGACTTAACGCTTCCTGTTCATGAAACACAGCTGGCCATAAAAGAAGCATTTCTTGATGAAATCACGGAAACGACGGCTTACAAGAGGATTGAAACAAGAATTGATCGTACAACAACGCTTCTATCTCATTACAGGCAGGATATCGACACTTTATTAAACTTAGAAGAGGTTCTCTCCTCACATCGCGGTAATGAGATCATGAAGACGCTGACGGTGTTTACTGTCATATTCACCCCTGCGATGGCGATCGGGGCAATTTGGGGAATGAACTTTAAAAACATGCCAGAGCTTGAGTGGAAACTAGGCTATCTGTATGCCATGATTCTAATTGTAGCATCTACACTAGCTATTTATCTGTGGTTACGTATGAAGGGCTGGACTGGAGATTTATTAACAGGAAAGAAAAACAAGAAGCATTTTGACTAA
- a CDS encoding NUDIX hydrolase, which yields MKWQGASCICVHDGKLLMVLQGLPQEEKRWSVPSGGREGNESLEACCIREVWEETGYVVKIIQKLHSKEGISQGIHYNVQYFSAEMISGSPAIQDPDGLIYDIRWVSLEELDTLTLSFPEDRVLLCSYLSQSENLT from the coding sequence ATGAAGTGGCAAGGTGCAAGCTGTATTTGTGTGCATGATGGGAAGCTGTTAATGGTCCTGCAAGGATTACCTCAAGAGGAAAAAAGGTGGAGCGTTCCGTCTGGCGGAAGAGAAGGAAACGAAAGTCTTGAGGCATGCTGTATTCGTGAAGTGTGGGAAGAGACGGGTTATGTGGTGAAGATTATCCAGAAACTACATAGTAAAGAGGGTATTTCACAAGGCATCCATTACAATGTGCAATACTTTTCTGCTGAAATGATCAGCGGATCCCCGGCAATTCAAGATCCAGATGGTTTAATCTACGATATAAGATGGGTATCCTTGGAGGAGTTAGACACCCTTACTTTGTCGTTTCCAGAAGACCGGGTATTGTTGTGCAGTTACTTGTCTCAGTCTGAGAATCTAACTTAA